A genomic region of Bradyrhizobium sp. ORS 278 contains the following coding sequences:
- a CDS encoding nucleotidyl transferase AbiEii/AbiGii toxin family protein, which yields MSGWRRLLGRTLDGLQDLKQQGLPAPEWVLGGGTALMLHANHRLSRDIDAFIDDPQYLALLSPEITDVWNCADWDKAAHYLKLKYPEGEIDFIVSGALSDLEPVEKEIDLTSIRTGWKSTIMVEPPTEIALKKMYHRATMLKPRDIFDITVIKKIDSVSLTKNLNAVASKKNDLLRRVNSIRVDYLKADLAELDIQPGWEHEQETCLETVRELVEQISKAG from the coding sequence TTGAGCGGCTGGCGTAGACTTCTTGGGCGAACACTCGACGGGCTCCAGGACCTCAAGCAGCAGGGCCTGCCGGCTCCAGAATGGGTGCTGGGCGGCGGCACCGCCCTCATGCTTCATGCGAACCACCGGCTGAGCCGGGACATCGACGCGTTCATCGACGACCCGCAGTATCTTGCCTTGCTATCGCCTGAGATCACGGACGTGTGGAACTGCGCTGATTGGGACAAGGCCGCCCACTATCTCAAACTCAAATATCCAGAGGGCGAGATCGACTTTATCGTCAGCGGCGCCCTCTCGGATCTTGAGCCAGTCGAGAAAGAGATCGACCTGACGTCGATTCGGACGGGCTGGAAGTCAACGATCATGGTTGAGCCGCCAACGGAGATCGCGCTCAAGAAGATGTACCATCGGGCGACGATGCTGAAGCCTCGCGACATCTTCGACATCACAGTCATCAAAAAGATCGACAGCGTCTCCCTCACCAAAAACTTGAATGCAGTTGCTTCGAAAAAGAACGACCTCCTTCGTCGCGTCAATAGTATCCGCGTCGACTACCTCAAAGCAGACCTCGCAGAGCTCGACATCCAACCTGGATGGGAGCACGAACAAGAAACATGCCTCGAAACCGTTCGCGAACTCGTGGAGCAGATTTCAAAAGCCGGCTAG
- a CDS encoding NAD(P)-dependent oxidoreductase: protein MSAPRSVLFVGIGNMGWPMSARLLEAGWAVAVNDAVAGRAADFVRQVGGTEASDLAAAAAQADVVITMLPTSKHVADAVSALRPGLKQGHILVDMSSGAPAATQAIAADLAPLGVVMLDAPVSGGVPRAKTGELAIMAGGDAAALDRVEPMLRAMGTTIHRIGGLGSGQAMKALNNLVSAGGFLIGIEALLIGQQFGIDPGLMTDVLNASTGMNNSTQKKFKQFVLSRRFNSGFGLDLMLKDLSIALDVARAAGVAAPFSNLCRELSASAQGLLGPGQDHTALAKLSEALAGVELGGEQGPRPPG from the coding sequence ATGAGCGCGCCGCGAAGCGTCCTGTTCGTGGGCATCGGCAACATGGGCTGGCCGATGTCGGCGCGGCTGCTCGAGGCCGGCTGGGCCGTGGCGGTCAATGACGCGGTCGCCGGCCGCGCCGCGGATTTCGTCCGCCAGGTTGGCGGCACCGAGGCTTCCGATCTCGCCGCGGCTGCGGCGCAGGCGGATGTCGTCATCACGATGCTGCCGACCAGCAAGCACGTCGCCGATGCCGTGAGCGCGTTGCGCCCCGGCCTGAAGCAAGGTCACATCCTCGTCGACATGAGCTCCGGCGCGCCGGCGGCGACCCAGGCGATCGCGGCCGATCTCGCCCCGCTCGGCGTGGTGATGCTCGATGCGCCCGTCAGCGGTGGCGTGCCGCGGGCGAAAACCGGTGAGCTCGCGATCATGGCCGGCGGCGACGCCGCGGCGCTCGACCGTGTCGAGCCGATGCTGCGCGCGATGGGCACCACGATCCATCGCATCGGCGGCCTCGGCTCGGGACAGGCGATGAAGGCGCTCAACAACCTCGTCTCGGCCGGCGGCTTCCTGATCGGCATCGAGGCGTTGCTGATCGGCCAGCAGTTCGGCATCGATCCCGGCCTGATGACCGACGTGCTGAATGCCTCCACCGGCATGAACAATTCGACGCAGAAGAAGTTCAAGCAGTTCGTGCTGTCACGCCGGTTCAACAGCGGCTTCGGTCTCGACCTGATGCTCAAGGACCTGTCGATCGCGCTCGATGTCGCCCGCGCGGCCGGCGTCGCCGCCCCCTTTTCGAATCTCTGCCGCGAGCTCAGCGCCAGCGCGCAAGGACTGCTCGGTCCGGGTCAGGATCACACCGCGCTCGCGAAGCTGAGCGAGGCCCTGGCCGGCGTTGAACTCGGCGGTGAACAAGGCCCGCGCCCGCCAGGCTGA
- a CDS encoding carboxymuconolactone decarboxylase family protein produces the protein MSDEKELFEKGLKVRREVLGEAYVDGSLAKADDFMMAFQHITTEMCWGYAWTRPGLDRRTRSIVNLAMLTALSKPSELKLHVKGALTNGVTVEEIKEILLHATVYCGIPAGLEAFKAAHEVLVAEGAIAKKGGA, from the coding sequence ATGAGCGACGAGAAAGAGCTGTTCGAGAAGGGCCTGAAGGTGCGTCGCGAGGTGCTCGGCGAGGCCTATGTCGATGGCAGTCTCGCCAAGGCGGACGATTTCATGATGGCCTTCCAGCACATCACGACCGAGATGTGCTGGGGGTATGCCTGGACCCGCCCGGGTCTCGACCGCCGCACCCGCAGCATCGTCAATCTCGCGATGCTGACGGCGCTGAGCAAGCCGAGCGAGCTGAAGCTGCACGTCAAGGGCGCGCTCACCAACGGTGTGACGGTCGAGGAGATCAAGGAAATCCTGCTGCATGCGACCGTGTATTGCGGCATTCCCGCAGGTCTCGAAGCGTTCAAGGCGGCGCATGAGGTGCTGGTCGCGGAGGGCGCGATTGCCAAGAAGGGCGGCGCATGA
- a CDS encoding aldehyde dehydrogenase family protein, translated as MNANVKLPAAKGVFIDNKWQPAQSGRTIAMLAPATGQVIASIAAGDKADVDLAVAAARRALEGPWGRLTAVERGRLLSRLGRLVEDNAEALAKLEAADTGKPMKQAKADVVAVARYFEYYGGAADKVHGDTIPFLDGFFVTTVYEPLGVTGHIIPWNYPGQMFGRTVAPALAMGNATVIKPAEEACLVPLRLAELAAEAGFPAGAVNVVPGLGEEAGAALSAHDGIDFISFTGSPEVGTLVQTAAARNHIGCTLELGGKSPQIVFADADLDAALTSVAAAIVQNAGQTCSAGSRVLVERSMWDRFLSELKLRFEKVTAGTPEMDLDLGPVISAVQKKRIEGMLARAESGGATRVASGRIADGVPSEGFYVAPALYQHVDRNSELAREEVFGPVLAAMPFDDEADAIRLANGTDFGLVAGVWSGDGSRAMRVARKVKVGQMFVNGYGAGGGIELPFGGMKKSGHGREKGFEALYEFGAMKTLIVKHG; from the coding sequence ATGAACGCCAATGTCAAACTGCCTGCCGCCAAAGGTGTCTTCATCGACAACAAGTGGCAGCCCGCGCAATCCGGCCGCACCATCGCGATGCTGGCGCCGGCGACCGGACAGGTGATCGCCTCCATCGCCGCCGGCGACAAGGCCGACGTCGATCTGGCGGTCGCGGCCGCGCGCCGCGCGCTCGAAGGCCCGTGGGGCCGCCTCACGGCCGTGGAGCGTGGGCGGCTGCTGTCCAGGCTCGGCCGCCTGGTCGAGGACAATGCCGAGGCGCTGGCCAAGCTCGAGGCCGCCGACACCGGCAAGCCGATGAAGCAGGCGAAGGCCGACGTCGTCGCGGTCGCGCGCTACTTCGAATATTACGGCGGCGCCGCCGACAAGGTGCATGGCGACACCATCCCCTTCCTCGACGGCTTCTTCGTCACTACGGTCTACGAGCCGCTCGGCGTCACCGGCCATATCATTCCCTGGAACTATCCGGGCCAGATGTTCGGCCGCACCGTGGCGCCGGCGCTCGCGATGGGCAATGCGACCGTGATCAAGCCGGCCGAGGAGGCCTGCCTGGTGCCGCTGCGGCTCGCCGAGCTCGCTGCCGAAGCCGGCTTCCCGGCCGGCGCCGTCAACGTCGTGCCGGGCCTCGGCGAGGAAGCGGGGGCTGCCTTGTCGGCGCATGACGGCATCGACTTCATCTCCTTCACCGGCAGCCCCGAGGTCGGCACGCTGGTGCAGACCGCGGCCGCGAGAAACCACATCGGCTGCACGCTCGAGCTCGGCGGCAAGTCGCCGCAGATCGTGTTCGCCGACGCCGATCTCGATGCCGCGCTGACATCGGTCGCGGCCGCGATCGTGCAGAATGCCGGCCAGACCTGCTCGGCCGGCTCGCGCGTCCTGGTCGAACGGTCGATGTGGGACCGCTTCCTGTCCGAGCTCAAGCTGCGCTTCGAGAAGGTCACCGCCGGCACGCCGGAGATGGATCTCGATCTCGGCCCGGTCATCAGCGCGGTCCAGAAGAAGCGCATCGAGGGCATGCTCGCGCGCGCCGAAAGTGGCGGCGCCACGCGCGTCGCCTCGGGGCGGATCGCCGATGGCGTGCCGAGCGAGGGCTTCTACGTCGCGCCGGCGCTGTATCAGCACGTCGACCGCAACTCCGAGCTGGCACGCGAGGAGGTGTTCGGCCCGGTGCTGGCGGCGATGCCGTTCGACGACGAGGCCGATGCGATCAGGCTCGCTAACGGCACCGATTTCGGTCTGGTCGCCGGCGTATGGTCGGGCGACGGTTCGCGCGCGATGCGCGTCGCGCGCAAGGTCAAGGTCGGTCAGATGTTCGTCAACGGCTATGGCGCCGGCGGCGGCATCGAGCTGCCGTTCGGCGGCATGAAGAAGTCGGGCCACGGCCGCGAGAAGGGATTCGAGGCGCTCTACGAGTTCGGGGCGATGAAGACCCTGATTGTCAAGCACGGCTAG
- a CDS encoding ABC transporter ATP-binding protein, with amino-acid sequence MLALKQLSANYDGAIVALDEVDVSCGAGQIVALLGANGAGKTTLLKAVAGMLPFDRGDIVAGDILFEDVSLLRRHPADISRRGIALVQDGRQCFRQLTVAENLQAASFAHSKGASERLELVQSYFPFLREMMDRKAGLLSGGQLQMLVIGMAIMCNPRLLMLDEPSLGLSPVMVQSVFDAIERMHRELKMTIVVAEQTVPRLLKIASDAYVLSRGRIVMHAPPSEMTEEELQKVYLN; translated from the coding sequence ATGCTCGCGCTGAAGCAGCTTTCCGCGAATTATGACGGCGCGATCGTGGCGCTCGACGAGGTCGACGTTAGCTGCGGTGCGGGCCAGATCGTGGCGCTGCTCGGGGCCAACGGCGCCGGGAAGACCACGCTGCTGAAGGCCGTCGCCGGCATGCTGCCGTTCGATCGCGGCGACATCGTCGCCGGCGACATCCTGTTCGAGGACGTCTCGCTGCTCCGCCGACATCCGGCCGACATCTCGCGGCGCGGCATCGCACTCGTCCAGGATGGCCGGCAGTGCTTCCGGCAGCTGACCGTAGCGGAAAACCTGCAAGCCGCGTCCTTTGCGCATTCGAAGGGCGCGTCCGAGCGGCTGGAGCTCGTCCAGAGCTATTTCCCGTTCCTGCGCGAGATGATGGACCGGAAAGCGGGACTGCTGTCCGGAGGTCAGCTGCAAATGCTGGTGATCGGCATGGCGATCATGTGCAATCCCAGGCTTCTGATGCTAGACGAGCCAAGTCTCGGCCTGTCGCCGGTGATGGTGCAGAGCGTGTTCGACGCGATCGAGCGCATGCATCGCGAGCTGAAGATGACGATCGTCGTCGCGGAGCAGACCGTGCCGCGGCTGCTCAAGATCGCCTCCGACGCCTATGTGCTGTCGCGGGGCCGGATCGTGATGCATGCGCCGCCATCCGAGATGACCGAGGAAGAGCTGCAGAAGGTCTATTTGAACTAG
- a CDS encoding ABC transporter substrate-binding protein: MKKLIAAALAAGLLTSAGAARAADITVCIWGTITGPDALVNGMSYGPRDYFEFLNQTKGGIAGNKVKLLLLDGRYKLDEELKIYRRCVDQEQAVYVNGWSTGSVKALRDQITQDKVPFMTQSYASEVLDPQKLPYIFMAGPTYEQQMIIALRDLAKSGGKNLVIMHPDNEYGRGPVNVVRQSKVIEGNGLTLQDTIEFPYDAQDLTAQMLRVKAKNPDMVYVQASTPQLLVVLRDAAKVGLSAKKFVGNIYNISPAIPEQLGNNAEGFRAIQVYSDFGSDIPAMADIKAFEAKGNEIQKRDVYYMKGWFEGLVMAKAIEAAIAKNGGKVPEDISAFRQSVRNEMEGLKDVDTGGIVPPASYANHQGSTQARMAEIKGGKYVPVGDWIDAR; the protein is encoded by the coding sequence GCGCGGCCCGCGCGGCCGACATCACCGTCTGCATCTGGGGCACGATCACCGGGCCGGACGCACTCGTGAACGGCATGAGCTATGGCCCGCGCGACTATTTCGAGTTCCTCAACCAGACCAAGGGCGGCATCGCCGGCAACAAGGTGAAACTGCTGCTGCTCGACGGCCGCTACAAGCTCGACGAGGAGCTGAAGATCTACCGCCGCTGCGTCGACCAGGAGCAGGCGGTGTACGTCAACGGCTGGTCGACCGGATCGGTCAAGGCGCTGCGCGACCAGATCACGCAGGACAAGGTGCCGTTCATGACCCAGAGCTACGCGAGCGAGGTGCTCGACCCGCAGAAGCTGCCCTACATCTTCATGGCCGGTCCGACCTACGAGCAGCAGATGATCATCGCGCTGCGCGATCTCGCCAAGAGCGGCGGCAAGAATCTCGTGATCATGCACCCTGACAACGAATACGGCCGCGGACCGGTCAACGTCGTGCGGCAGTCCAAGGTGATCGAGGGCAACGGCCTGACGCTGCAGGACACGATCGAATTTCCCTATGATGCCCAGGACTTGACCGCGCAGATGCTGCGCGTCAAGGCCAAGAACCCCGACATGGTCTACGTCCAGGCGTCGACCCCGCAGCTCCTCGTCGTGCTGCGCGACGCCGCCAAGGTCGGGCTTTCGGCGAAGAAGTTCGTCGGCAACATCTACAACATCTCGCCGGCGATCCCCGAGCAGCTCGGCAACAATGCCGAAGGCTTCCGCGCCATCCAGGTCTATTCGGATTTCGGCAGCGACATTCCGGCCATGGCCGATATCAAGGCGTTCGAGGCCAAGGGCAACGAGATCCAGAAGCGCGACGTCTACTACATGAAAGGCTGGTTCGAGGGGCTCGTCATGGCCAAAGCGATCGAGGCTGCGATCGCCAAGAACGGCGGCAAGGTGCCGGAGGACATCTCGGCGTTCCGCCAGAGCGTGCGCAACGAGATGGAGGGCCTGAAGGACGTCGACACCGGCGGCATCGTGCCGCCCGCGAGCTATGCCAACCACCAGGGCTCGACCCAGGCGCGCATGGCCGAGATCAAGGGCGGCAAATATGTGCCGGTCGGCGACTGGATCGACGCCCGCTGA